Proteins from a genomic interval of Benincasa hispida cultivar B227 chromosome 7, ASM972705v1, whole genome shotgun sequence:
- the LOC120081118 gene encoding uncharacterized protein LOC120081118: MQQQEPNEFSPEGRFEDNGIDDDFSFVYLNPDGSPISAEDAFLNGQIRPVFPIFDQRILTDGGFEVKETTSVRPHLKKLFMEDFVCSRTETQTRASTSAPGLGKKSYSTGFSKLWRFGDKIWRSSSEGKEEAFLFLRSASSRSGGGGGDKAEKKKTTTKGETASYYHERHYARNRAESEVNKRKSYLPYRSNLMGFFTAPNGLNRNF; encoded by the coding sequence ATGCAACAACAAGAACCCAACGAATTTAGCCCTGAAGGCCGATTTGAAGATAATGGAATCGATgatgatttttcttttgtttatctAAATCCAGATGGCTCTCCTATCAGTGCTGAAGATGCCTTCCTCAACGGCCAGATTCGTCCCGTATTCCCTATCTTTGATCAACGGATTTTAACGGACGGTGGTTTCGAGGTCAAAGAAACCACGTCGGTTCGACCtcatttgaagaagctattcaTGGAAGATTTCGTTTGTTCTCGTACTGAGACTCAAACTAGGGCTTCGACGTCGGCGCCGGGGTTAGGGAAGAAGAGCTATTCGACGGGGTTTTCGAAGCTGTGGCGGTTCGGGGATAAGATTTGGCGTAGCAGTAGCGAGGGGAAGGAGGAGGcgtttttgtttttgagaaGTGCTTCGTCGAGaagcggcggcggcggcggagaCAAGgcggagaagaagaagacgacgaCGAAAGGGGAAACGGCGTCGTATTATCATGAACGGCATTACGCGAGGAACAGAGCGGAAAGTGAGGTGAATAAACGGAAATCGTATCTGCCGTACAGAAGCAATCTTATGGGCTTTTTCACCGCTCCTAATGGTTTGAACAGAAATTTTTAG